The Brassica napus cultivar Da-Ae unplaced genomic scaffold, Da-Ae ScsIHWf_1616;HRSCAF=2230, whole genome shotgun sequence DNA window TCTGGGTTTTCATAGGGACCTCAAAATCAAAAGTAAGTACCACAAGATCTATTCAACACTTTGTATCAGCCCGAAGTTCAAGTAAGTTTTCTAGTATCAGCTCTCAAGTAAACAATTCATATAATAACTTTTGTTGTATCCCAAAGacagaaaacataaaaacatagatGAGACCACTTATTCAGAAGATTTTAATGTCTAGTGGACTCTATAATATGTCTTCATAACACCCTTCCAACAGCTTTAAACTCTTGTACCCCATAACAAAATTAACATTCAAGTTCATTCGAGGTTTAAAAAAAGATGCTGAAACCTCAAGAATCTGCAGTAAAGAAAAGATGCTGGAAAACAAGTGGGTAAACTGCACCAGACAATCACAGCAGGAACATGTAGAAGTTGGCAAAGTTATAgattatgtacatatatatagtccATTCTCTGGTTCACAAGCATCCATTGGCTTGCAAGATTTACATAGTTAGGAGACTATATATACTTCCACCTAAATAGACACCAAAACCAGAAGTAGAGTTTGATCCTAAGAACTGAAATGCCTCTGATttcagtttacaaaaaaaaaaaaaaaaaaaaaacagaaaagccTTTGATTATATAAAGACAGAAACTAGGCTTCATCCTTGTAGGTTCAACATTGTTGTCCTCTACACTGAGCAATGCAAATTTCTCTAACTTAGTTTGTTGGGTGAGGAGAGTTAAGCTACAAACATCTCAAGAGACATACAAAAAAAAGTGGATTATATATTCACTTAATTAAACCGGAATCTAAATCCCGGTTAATCTCTAGAACCGGTCGGTATACGGAATCTCAATTTCCTCGGGAGGAAGCTCCCAGTTATCATCCTCTTCAACTTCTCTTCTGCTCTTAGTGACTTCTGAGGGAGCTGAATGctgtttaggtttagggtttggccTCCGTTTACGATACTTCTTAGCAGCTTCTTTGGTCTTACGCTTCCTCTTCTCCTGGGCGCTCTCGAAGAACCGCCTCCTCCTCGTCTCCTGCAGCACGCCCGCTCTGAACACCGATCTCTTGAAATCGTTCACCAGCTGCTCCTCCGTCTCGCCGTCTTTCGGCACCACCTCCACGTTGTAGTTCCCCGACTTGAAGAAGACGAGGTTCGCGTTCGCCAGCGAAGGGTACGCCACGCGGTTGGTGACGTCATCGTGATCAGACTTGAAGGAGAGCTGGGGAGATGGTCTAGTGAAAGTAGGTTTCAGACTCGGTGGGGACGGCGAGAGAGACGGCGAGAGAGGAGACGAGAAAAGACATCGGAGAGGGAAGCCATCGATTTTTAAGCGCAAAACGACGACGTTCTGATGGTAAATACTTTGTATCTGACCTAAACGAAGTCGTTTTAGTTTCGAAATATTTGTTTATCTGCCGAACGACGCCGTTTAACCGTTGATGAAGTGAAGATTGAGGATCTTCTGAGATAAATGTTTTATTCtccaactatttttataatcGGCACATTTCCATTAAATTACGTTTTgcctaaaaatagtttttaaactaATTGTTAAGTATACAAAATTGGATATGGAAATAATTAACTATTAACAAATAAATAGAGacccaacaattttttttgtcaatttttcaatattaactattttaatctcaattttacaaataattttacacATGTAATAGTTACATATACTTATTAAATAGGCTGATTACTAATCGCGGGggaaaaaactatattttactgtcatgatacatataaaatttcaaGTCAATCTATTTCTATAAATTCGAGTTAGGAAAAATTATGAAGTTGGATGAAATACATGTCTGCTTACTTATAAAGCTTGTTTTATGTTCCAAACTTGATGTTATCATTGATATGTATGACGATTCATAGAGAAATCACTATTCCTATCCTGTGAAATGATGAATCATCTGTTTCTACAAAGCTTACATTAAGTATCATATTCATCTTTGGAAACCCAGCTGATATCCATAGTAACTGAGCTTCCCTCATAACCACCAAAAGTGACACTCTCGTTTGCGCATGTGCAATAAGCCAATGTTTGAGAAGATGTCCATCTTACGACGGCTTTGTTTTCTTCCAGTTTTAACAATCCGACGCAACACTTGCGTCCCAGTTTCTTTTCTCTGTAAGAACAACACAAACAAAGTGACCAAAGACTCTTAAATAACAAAGCAATGAGGGGAAGAAAAACGCAGAGAACATCATAAAGGTACCTTTGGTGTAAGAAGACCAGCAGATAAAAGAGTGGGAAGCATCAAGGTTAGTATTGAAACAGCGAGGTAGAAGACACCCGATTTCTTCTGCAGGAATTAGCATAGACTCAtatgttaaagaaaaaaactgatgatattttattttttgattggtttcaatgtgctttaacatATAAAGCATGGTAGAAGAtgcaaataaaaacatattttcactaagaagctcaaaaaaaaaaaactgataatatAATGTCTTTTAATGGTTTCAATGTGCTTaaacataattattaataactaaCAGCCTCGTTGGCACACATTAGTAACACTAGGGTGACTTGACAGATCTTACCTTGCCTCCTTTAGGAAACGGTTTGTTTTTCCAGTACAGGATGAGCATCACAGAACTGTCTTAAGAAGTGTTCTTCaatcatataaaaatcaaaaatcaaaaaacaaagAGGATAATTTAGAGAGACATTGTAGTAGTTTAATGAGTAAAGGCTTCTCAGTAAGGAGAGTCATACCATGAAGACGGCTAGCTGCAGGACCTTGACTCACTGGGAGGAAAAAGTATTCGCAAGACTCTGACCAAACAAATAAACACACTCAAAGTAAGCTTTTCTCCTTGGAGAAAATTACTAATAGAAGCAATAAAGAAGGTAATAACCTCGCAGAGATGACGGTTTTTAGCAGCAGCTGCAGGGTTACACTTACTCTTCCCCTTCTTGGAACTCATCAACACAAAATCACAATGCAACGCACCACACAGATCCGCCAAACACTTTGTACCAGTCTAAAAAACAATCAATTAAGTTATAATCAGCTCAGAGCATTCAAAACAGAGAGCATAGAACCCACCGCATACCGTATTCAGAAGGTTATAGTGTCTAGTGGCGAAGTGCTGGTCAAGAAACTTCTCTCGTTGAAACTCTTCCTGCAGTAACCGCATTTCCACTCGTATATATCCACGTGGACCTTGTGCTGTTCTTGGTCTCTGTAGAGGTCGTTGTCGGGATGGAGCCTGCACTTGTTTGGGATCTGGTATCTTCCCTTTCAACAAACGGCGTCAAGTACTGTAAAGAAGAAACACTAAATCTTCACAAACGGCGTCAAATAAGATAGTAACAAGAGAAGAATCTCTAACTTACATCTTGTATAATCTGCCAAGCTGCTCTACTTCTATGTCGGGAACAGTGTATCTCTGGAGCATTACCTTCTCTAAGTTCCACGACAAGAGAGAATCAGTACACAAACAGAAGCTTAAGAGCTAAATCTAAAACTGGAACTAATCTACACAAAGGCTTATCACTACAACTAGTAAACAACAAATCTTcagtttatgttttgtttttgtttttgtctgtATAGAGACAAAGAGTTAAAATCAATGTATCTCTGTAGCATTACCTTCTTCCTTACCAGATCTAAGTTAGTTCCACGACAAAaagaatcaaaaacaaaacagaagctTAAGAGCTTAAAGTTTAATCTAAAACTGGAAATAATCTACACAAAGGCTTATCACTACAGTTAGTCAACAACAAATCTCAGTttatgttgtgttttttttgtctgtATAGAGACAATGAGTTAGAATCTAAGTTCAACGACAAGGAAGAATCAATACAAAACAGAAGCTTAAGGCTTATCACTAAAACTAGTCAACATCAAAAGTTCCAGTTATGTTTGGTCTGTAGAGAGACAAGGAGTTGCCGGAGCTTTACCTGGTAGATTCAGATTCTCCCAACACCTACAGAGAGAAGATTCACTGGATTATAGATCAGAAAATTGCAAAATCAGATGAACGGTGGTGGAACACGTGATTTTTCGTTTTTACATTTACCTTAGGGAATAAGAAGGGTAAACAGTAAACTCTAAAGGTGAAATCTCGATTCATAAAATTTACttcacaaataatagtatagattacaaACACGACACAAAGCTTGTTACAAGAGATCTTCATATgctatttattgttttattatataattatttaaaatatctactTGTTAGAATTTAAGAtgctttgaaatttttaattttgaagtgATCATAAACTCTTAGATAGCTTAACAGTAATGTGATAATACAgcataatgaattttttttttcaagcatTTCATAGGAACAAAAACCCATGTGCGACGGTAGACAAACATAGCGTATCAACCAAACACTTGTCATCATCAAACTCCTATATAAAACACGTTTTTCATTTACCAGCTCCATTAAAGCTTTTTATCAACATTCTATAGATACCACAAGAACTAGAGAGAGATGGACGTTAGAGGGGGATGTTGCATAGCAAGATATGGTGGTTACGGTGGTCGCTACGGTCTCTCCAAGGCCGACCGAATCATGCTTCGGTTCCGACCAATTGCTCCAAACCATCCAGCGACGGCGGCTGGATCTCCCGGCGCCGGAAAGTATTGCTCCTCTACAACAAGCGGTGGCAGCTCCGATGTATCCAGTAACACAAAGAGAGGAAAGATTTAGTTTCGTTATAGCGTTCTGCCGTAAAGGTGCAACAAAGGAGAGACCGAACACTAGAACGGCTGTTACCTTGTCTCTTTTACCAGATCTGAATGTATCTCCGGTGGAGAAGCAGAGGCAAAACGGTCCATTATGGCTAAGCTTCAGCGGCGGAGACCATGAGATGCTAACACCGTACAAGACGGCGGAGATCTCGCAAAGAACGGTGGTGGTCTCGTCGTGTGTGACGGTTGAGCGTGTGACCGACGCGTGGACTAACGGTTATGGTTTAGGGAAGACCGACGACGAGAAGAAGTTGAATCTAGCGAGAGAGGCTTGTCCAGGGTTTATCGGACGGTGTTGGGAGAGTCACGTGGACCAACAAGGCGTATAGGAAGATGGCGAAGGAAGATATTAATATTCCGGTGGAGGACGGTGCACCGGGGATGAGTTATGATAATTTTCACGTGATCGTACGGTTGGTGATGAAGGAGAGGCCCATGCTCACGTACCCGGCGTTCACATGCAGCGTGAGGCTACAGTATACGTGTCAAGATCGTGAGAGAGGTTCAGTCACTGTGCCTTGTGATGTGTGGAGGATGGACGATGGAGGTTTTGCGTGGAAGCTTGACGTTAAGACCGCTTTGTGCCTGTAACGTTGTATGAGACAATGATTCATCCGAATATATATACCTACCGGCACAGTGTTTGATTCATCCGATGTGCTTTGAACCGGCCATGTGTTGGATTCAGTGGTGATTGATGAATGGTCCCAATAATATACAGATGGCCAACGTATAACACAAAGTAGCTAGTACTAAACTCTGGTTATTTATATTTGCACCTTGAACATATGTTCTTAGTCTGGTTGTTTATTTCGTTAGGATCTTGTTGTTGCTCTTATGCTTATTATATCTCTCTTGACCTTTGATGCTTTAATTGAAAATCTCAAGTTTatgcttttaagttttaaaagaaAGTTGTATATGTATATGTCTTTTGAATCATAAAGTTCTCTTCACcacattatttacttaatagTAGTGTGCCATAGCAAATATAACATTCTTCACGATCACAAGCCCATACCAAAAATCACGTAGCTACTACTAATGGACTACCTCATGATATTCATGAATGGGTCTTGGGTTTTCATAGGGACCTCAAAATCAAAAGTAAGTACCACAAGATCTATTCAACACTTTGTATCAGCCCGAAGTTCAAGTAAGTTTTCTAGTATCAGCTCTCAAGTAAACATTCATATAATAACTTTTGTTGTATCCCAAAGacagaaaacataaaaacatagatGAGACCACTTTATTCAGAAGATTTTAATGTCTAGTGGACTCTATAATATGTCTTCATAACACCCTTCCAACAGCTTTAAACTCTTGTACCCCATAACAAAATTAACATTCAAGTTCATTCGAGGTTTAAAAAAAGATGCTGAAACCTCAAGAATCTGCAGTAAAGAAAAGATGCTGGAAACAAGTGGGTAAACTGCACCAGACAATCACAGCAGGAACATGTAGAAGTTGGCAAAGTTATAgattatgtacatatatatagtccATTCTCTGGTTCACAAAGCATCCATTGGCTTGCAAGATTTACATAGTTAGGAGACTATATATACTTCCACCTAAATAGACACCAAAACCAGAAGTAGAGTTTGATCCTAAGAACTGAAATGCCTCTGATttcagtttacaaaaaaaaaaaaaaaaaaaacagaaaagccTTTGATTATATAAAGACAGAAACTAGGCTTCATCCTTGTAGGTTCAACATTGTTGTCCTCTACACTGAGCAATGCAAATTTCTCTAACTTAGTTTGTTGGGTGAGGAGAGTTAAGCTACAAACATCTCAAGAGACATACAAAAAAAAGTGGATTATATATTCACTTAATTAAACCGGAATCTAAATCCCGGTTAATCTCTAGAACCGGTCGGTATACGGAATCTCAATTTCCTCGGGAGGAAGCTCCCAGTTATCATCCTCTTCAACTTCTCTTCTGCTCTTAGTGACTTCTGAGGGAGCTGAATGctgtttaggtttagggtttggccTCCGTTTACGATACTTCTTAGCAGCTTCTTTGGTCTTACGCTTCCTCTTCTCCTGGGCGCTCTCGAAGAACCGCCTCCTCCTCGTCTCCTGCAGCACGCCCGCTCTGAACACCGATCTCTTGAAATCGTTCACCAGCTGCTCCTCCGTCTCGCCGTCTTTCGGCACCACCTCCACGTTGTAGTTCCCCGACTTGAAGAAGACGAGGTTCGCGTTCGCCAGCGAAGGGTACGCCACGCGGTTGGTGACGTCATCGTGATCAGACTTGAAGGAGAGCTGGGGAGATGGTCTAGTGAAAGTAGGTTTCAGACTCGGTGGGGACGGCGAGAGAGACGGCGAGAGGAGACGAGAAAAGACATCGGAGAGGGAAGCCATCGATTTTTAAGCGCAAAACGACGACGTTCTGATGGTAAATACTTTGTATCTGACCTAAACGAAGTCGTTTTAGTTTCGAAATATTTGTTTATCTGCCGAACGACGCCGTTTTAACCGTTGATGAAGTGAAGATTGAGGATCTTCTGA harbors:
- the LOC125598046 gene encoding 30S ribosomal protein S21, chloroplastic-like, yielding MASLSDVFSRLLSPSLSPSPPSLKPTFTRPSPQLSFKSDHDDVTNRVAYPSLANANLVFFKSGNYNVEVVPKDGETEEQLVNDFKRSVFRAGVLQETRRRRFFESAQEKRKRKTKEAAKKYRKRRPNPKPKQHSAPSEVTKSRREVEEDDNWELPPEEIEIPYTDRF